A single window of Candidatus Hydrogenedentota bacterium DNA harbors:
- a CDS encoding DUF1080 domain-containing protein translates to MMKRLFISMILLTLVLYAAAVQAESKESLAHPDSAAWENLFAADLSNAVKPEGVWSCTDGELTATKDESLWTGRDYENFVLDLEFKNAEGSNSGVIVYCSDMADWIPNSVEIQIADDHADKWADSPANWHCGAVFGHLAPTKNVVKKPGEWNRLTIRCMGKDIEVTLNGEAVVAMNMDEYTSAKTNPDGSEVPAWLSKPLSTLPTKGRIGFQGKHAGAPIWFRNIKIKEME, encoded by the coding sequence ATGATGAAAAGACTCTTTATTTCCATGATCCTTTTGACTTTAGTTCTCTATGCTGCAGCAGTACAGGCCGAATCAAAAGAATCCTTAGCGCATCCCGATAGTGCTGCGTGGGAAAACTTGTTCGCTGCAGATCTTTCAAATGCCGTTAAACCGGAAGGGGTATGGAGCTGTACGGATGGTGAGTTGACTGCAACGAAGGATGAATCCCTTTGGACCGGTCGTGACTATGAAAATTTTGTGCTTGATTTGGAATTTAAGAATGCCGAAGGAAGCAACAGCGGCGTAATCGTGTACTGCAGCGACATGGCGGACTGGATTCCCAATTCGGTAGAGATCCAGATTGCTGATGACCATGCCGACAAATGGGCAGATTCTCCCGCGAACTGGCATTGTGGTGCTGTTTTCGGACACTTGGCACCAACAAAAAATGTGGTCAAAAAACCGGGTGAATGGAATCGTCTCACCATTCGCTGTATGGGTAAAGATATTGAGGTTACTTTGAATGGTGAAGCCGTTGTAGCCATGAATATGGATGAATATACCTCTGCGAAAACCAATCCTGATGGTTCGGAAGTGCCTGCTTGGTTGAGTAAACCGTTGAGTACCCTGCCGACTAAAGGCAGAATCGGATTCCAAGGAAAACATGCGGGTGCGCCAATCTGGTTCCGCAACATTAAGATCAAAGAAATGGAGTGA
- a CDS encoding aminotransferase class III-fold pyridoxal phosphate-dependent enzyme, with the protein MSYAISQYPDVKEIYRKIDRLMALPPVLIRRDALNEYLEKLNTQCAQSKAMITEAKDYIPGGVQHNLSFNYPFPLVMDRAEGPYLYDLDGNRYIDFLQAGGPTVLGSNPPAVLEQVIDLLRKCGPVTGLFHEFELKIAKEISKHMPAVEMFRMLGSGTESVMAAIRVARLATGKKYIIKMGGAYHGWSDQMVYSLKLPRSRRFEAHGIPRVCTKYTVEAAPNDIASLDRKLFFNRLHGGTAAVLVEPVGPESGTRPVDHEHNEQVRRLCDKYGALLIFDEVVTGFRVGLGGAQGYFGVRPDLTIFGKVVAGGYPSAGGVGGRRDLIQRMAAGLESGKKRAYVGGTLAANPLSAAAGYFTIQEIAATDACKKAGLAGDRLTEGLNRLIESLKLPFVAYNQGSICHLETVGGMFIRLEYLHILRVLKEIKARKLGMEEYGAAYTAEGIISLAGSRLYTSLADTDDVIDDALGRFEKVFNKVDRSVLTGEQ; encoded by the coding sequence ATGTCCTATGCGATCAGCCAGTATCCGGACGTCAAAGAAATTTATCGTAAAATCGACCGATTGATGGCGCTTCCGCCGGTGCTTATTCGGCGTGATGCGTTGAATGAATATCTGGAGAAATTGAATACCCAATGTGCCCAATCCAAAGCGATGATCACGGAGGCAAAAGACTATATTCCCGGCGGTGTTCAGCATAATCTATCCTTTAACTATCCCTTCCCTTTGGTCATGGATCGCGCCGAGGGCCCTTATCTTTATGACTTAGACGGCAATCGCTACATTGATTTTTTACAGGCAGGCGGTCCCACCGTGCTCGGTTCCAATCCGCCGGCTGTTTTAGAACAAGTCATTGATCTGCTCCGCAAATGCGGCCCCGTAACAGGCTTGTTCCATGAATTTGAATTGAAGATAGCAAAAGAAATTTCCAAGCACATGCCGGCGGTGGAAATGTTCCGCATGCTTGGCAGCGGCACGGAAAGCGTGATGGCAGCCATACGCGTCGCCCGCCTTGCTACGGGAAAGAAATACATTATCAAAATGGGCGGCGCCTATCATGGCTGGTCTGATCAGATGGTTTACAGTTTAAAGCTGCCCCGCTCGCGCCGCTTCGAAGCCCATGGCATTCCCCGCGTCTGCACCAAATACACCGTAGAAGCGGCTCCCAATGATATCGCTTCTCTCGACCGCAAACTCTTCTTCAATCGCTTGCACGGCGGTACAGCTGCCGTATTGGTCGAGCCGGTCGGACCGGAAAGCGGTACGCGCCCCGTGGACCACGAACACAATGAGCAGGTGCGCCGGCTTTGCGACAAATATGGGGCACTGCTTATCTTTGATGAGGTAGTGACCGGATTTCGCGTGGGGCTTGGCGGCGCACAAGGCTATTTTGGAGTCCGCCCGGATCTCACCATATTCGGAAAAGTCGTTGCCGGTGGATATCCCTCTGCCGGCGGCGTGGGCGGTCGGAGAGACCTAATTCAACGGATGGCGGCGGGTTTGGAAAGCGGAAAGAAACGGGCCTATGTGGGCGGTACCTTGGCCGCCAATCCGCTGAGCGCGGCGGCCGGTTATTTCACGATACAAGAAATTGCCGCCACCGATGCCTGTAAAAAAGCGGGCTTGGCCGGCGACCGCCTCACCGAAGGGCTTAATAGGCTTATTGAAAGCCTTAAGCTTCCCTTTGTCGCCTATAATCAAGGTTCTATCTGTCACTTGGAAACGGTGGGCGGTATGTTTATCCGTCTTGAGTATCTTCATATTCTCCGTGTTCTAAAAGAAATCAAGGCGCGCAAATTAGGGATGGAAGAGTATGGAGCTGCCTACACGGCCGAAGGTATTATCAGCTTGGCAGGCAGCCGATTGTATACCAGCTTGGCGGATACAGACGACGTTATCGATGATGCCTTGGGACGTTTTGAAAAAGTATTTAATAAAGTGGATCGATCTGTACTCACAGGAGAACAATAA
- a CDS encoding class II aldolase/adducin family protein has protein sequence MDPITQTQQAVREMGIHLVETGLVVGTWGNISVRLDDKVVITPSGADYNQLTNEDIPIIDLLSGNHVGPKPSSEKDLHIEVYRQRKEINAVIHVHSPHASTLAAARRELPPVLDDVAQLIGPSVRVADYALPGTKRIVKKTMRALRGRMAALMANHGAICLGRDLDEALLCCQVLEKGCKAFIEAEFLGGAKSINRFEAVLMHQIFLKKYSKQWKA, from the coding sequence ATGGACCCCATTACACAAACACAGCAGGCTGTACGAGAAATGGGAATACACCTTGTCGAGACCGGGCTTGTCGTAGGAACCTGGGGGAATATCAGTGTTCGACTTGATGATAAGGTGGTCATTACCCCCAGCGGTGCCGACTACAATCAATTAACCAATGAAGATATTCCGATTATTGATCTGTTGAGCGGCAACCATGTAGGGCCCAAACCCTCCAGCGAAAAAGATTTGCATATAGAGGTCTATCGCCAACGAAAAGAAATCAACGCTGTGATTCACGTGCATTCGCCTCATGCTTCCACCCTTGCAGCAGCTCGGCGTGAGCTGCCTCCCGTACTTGATGATGTCGCCCAGCTAATCGGTCCTTCTGTGCGTGTTGCAGATTATGCCTTGCCCGGGACAAAACGCATTGTGAAAAAGACGATGCGCGCGCTCCGTGGTCGCATGGCAGCGCTTATGGCAAATCATGGAGCAATTTGCTTGGGCCGTGATCTCGACGAAGCGCTCTTGTGTTGTCAGGTTTTGGAAAAAGGATGTAAGGCTTTTATCGAAGCAGAATTTCTAGGCGGCGCAAAAAGTATCAACCGTTTTGAAGCGGTATTGATGCATCAGATTTTTTTGAAAAAATATTCAAAACAATGGAAAGCCTAA
- a CDS encoding Crp/Fnr family transcriptional regulator — protein sequence MKRITVSIEKRTEQLSACSLFEELPLDMIREVASLCSVRIYEAGELLFREGQIADGFYIIGEGQVKICRYGADGREQILHILSGVEPCGEVAVFEGGVYPATAESLVASQILYFRRSDFQMLAEKQPDLLFNMLAILSRRLRRFVEMIDDLSLKEVSTRLARHLLELSEESDNADEFELTTTKTLLAARLGTVAETLSRTLTRMQRRGIILMKGRRIELTNKSLLHDLAEGDKL from the coding sequence ATGAAAAGAATTACCGTATCGATTGAAAAACGTACTGAACAACTTTCTGCTTGTTCGCTTTTTGAAGAATTACCTTTGGATATGATTCGTGAAGTGGCGTCCCTTTGTTCTGTACGTATCTACGAAGCGGGCGAACTCTTATTTCGGGAGGGGCAAATTGCAGATGGCTTTTATATCATAGGGGAGGGACAGGTTAAAATTTGTCGCTACGGAGCTGATGGACGCGAACAGATCTTGCATATTTTATCGGGTGTCGAACCTTGCGGTGAAGTCGCCGTATTCGAAGGCGGCGTCTATCCCGCTACCGCTGAAAGTCTAGTAGCTTCTCAAATCCTTTATTTCCGGCGCAGCGATTTTCAAATGCTTGCAGAAAAGCAGCCGGACTTGCTGTTTAATATGCTCGCCATCTTATCCCGGCGCTTACGGCGTTTTGTCGAAATGATCGATGATCTTTCGCTGAAAGAAGTGTCCACTCGATTGGCGCGTCATTTGCTCGAATTATCCGAAGAGTCCGACAACGCCGATGAATTTGAGCTGACTACGACGAAGACCCTGCTTGCAGCGCGATTGGGAACGGTGGCGGAGACGCTGAGCCGAACCCTTACACGGATGCAGCGCCGCGGAATCATTCTTATGAAAGGCAGACGTATCGAGTTGACAAACAAATCGCTCCTTCACGATTTGGCCGAAGGCGACAAGCTATAA